The Coriobacteriia bacterium genome contains a region encoding:
- a CDS encoding M20/M25/M40 family metallo-hydrolase, which translates to MSDLKQSIAEYMGTTLSDLATLVAYPSLAFEGYDHEPTIACGNAVSEMFRAAGFDGAELISVGPGFKAVWAEHHVSCDVATVLLYAHYDIQPAPKDEQQWKTDPWTLTRGDDGRYHGRGAADDKSGIVQHLGALHVLGGPDAITNVNLKVCIEGEEEAHGHLADYIAQDPNRFGADVYIIADTGNISVGEPILTTSLRGDVNVDVTVETVSSALHSGIFGGPTPDALVTLMNVLQSFYDEKGNTVIEGIKTGEEDGAEFPEELFREQAELLPGVELVGTGSIATRLWKRPNATVIGMDVPSLASAANIIIPKATARVAVRYPAGNDPRDVLDAVKRHISSHTPFAAKVTFTRELASPAFQTSLDTSTGELALEALGEAFEKPASTIGCGASIPLLSELQKISPEATFLLFGPEDQAEAKVHSGNESVDADEIARCIHAEALILQRISR; encoded by the coding sequence GTGTCCGATCTCAAACAATCAATCGCCGAGTATATGGGCACGACTCTGTCAGATCTCGCGACATTGGTCGCGTACCCTTCATTGGCGTTCGAAGGATACGATCATGAGCCCACTATTGCCTGCGGTAACGCGGTCTCGGAAATGTTTCGTGCGGCAGGGTTCGATGGCGCCGAACTCATCTCGGTGGGTCCCGGCTTCAAGGCTGTTTGGGCAGAGCATCACGTTTCCTGCGATGTTGCGACCGTACTCCTGTACGCTCACTACGATATTCAGCCCGCTCCGAAAGACGAGCAGCAGTGGAAGACCGATCCTTGGACGTTGACACGCGGTGACGACGGACGCTATCACGGTCGCGGCGCCGCAGATGACAAGTCCGGAATCGTGCAGCATCTCGGCGCACTTCATGTGCTGGGCGGGCCTGATGCGATAACGAATGTGAACTTGAAAGTTTGTATCGAGGGTGAAGAAGAGGCTCACGGTCATCTCGCCGATTATATCGCGCAAGACCCGAATCGCTTCGGAGCCGACGTGTATATCATCGCCGATACGGGCAACATTTCGGTGGGCGAGCCGATTCTCACCACGAGCCTGCGCGGCGATGTGAACGTCGATGTCACCGTCGAGACGGTTTCTTCCGCCTTGCATTCGGGGATATTCGGAGGTCCGACACCCGACGCACTCGTAACGTTGATGAATGTTCTTCAGTCGTTTTATGACGAAAAAGGCAACACCGTCATCGAAGGCATAAAAACCGGTGAGGAGGACGGCGCCGAGTTCCCCGAAGAGTTGTTTCGCGAACAAGCGGAGTTGCTGCCCGGTGTCGAACTCGTCGGTACCGGTTCGATCGCGACGCGTCTCTGGAAACGCCCCAATGCCACGGTCATCGGCATGGACGTTCCGAGTTTGGCGAGCGCGGCCAACATCATCATTCCGAAAGCCACGGCACGAGTTGCCGTGCGCTACCCGGCAGGCAACGACCCCCGTGATGTTCTCGATGCCGTGAAGCGACATATATCCTCGCATACGCCTTTCGCCGCGAAAGTCACCTTTACCCGTGAACTCGCATCGCCGGCGTTCCAAACGTCGCTCGACACTTCCACAGGCGAACTTGCGCTTGAAGCGCTCGGTGAGGCATTCGAAAAGCCGGCCTCGACCATCGGCTGCGGAGCATCGATTCCGTTGCTTTCGGAGTTGCAAAAGATTTCTCCCGAAGCGACTTTCTTGCTGTTCGGCCCCGAGGATCAAGCCGAGGCGAAAGTGCATTCCGGCAACGAAAGCGTCGATGCAGACGAGATCGCCCGATGCATCCACGCGGAGGCGCTCATTTTGCAACGTATTTCTCGATAA
- the nifV gene encoding homocitrate synthase codes for MVWELPIDSKLDTVHVKIDDTTLRDGEQTAGVVFTNDEKVTIAKMLDELGVDQIEAGIPVMGGDEAETIERIAHLGLNASILGWNRATIPDIKTSIDCGVDAVAISLATSDIHIKTKLKKDRKWVIDSMRESVQYAKSEGVYVSVNAEDASRTELGFLLEYALAAKEEGADRIRFCDTVGVMEPFRCYSIVRHLIEETGLEVEMHTHNDFGMAVANAIAGVHAGAGWVNVTIGGLGERAGNAALEVVVMALKYLEQMDLEFDTKRFHEVADYVMRAAGRTVSAWSPIVGSNMFAHESGIHADGVIKNPKTYEVFSPEEVGLERQIVVGKHSGSKTIEMKLGEFGIAIEHQDAAALLPAVRAKSVLLNRSLFDKELVVLYQNYMNKKEA; via the coding sequence ATGGTCTGGGAACTTCCCATCGATTCAAAACTTGACACCGTTCACGTAAAAATCGATGACACCACGCTGCGCGACGGTGAGCAAACAGCCGGCGTTGTTTTCACCAATGATGAGAAAGTAACCATCGCAAAGATGCTCGACGAGCTCGGTGTCGATCAAATCGAAGCGGGAATTCCGGTCATGGGCGGCGATGAAGCCGAAACCATCGAGCGCATCGCCCATCTCGGACTCAACGCATCGATTCTCGGGTGGAACCGTGCGACTATCCCCGATATCAAAACTTCCATCGATTGCGGAGTGGATGCCGTTGCGATTTCTTTGGCGACTTCCGATATCCACATTAAGACAAAACTCAAGAAAGACCGCAAATGGGTCATCGATTCCATGCGCGAGTCGGTGCAATATGCGAAATCGGAAGGCGTGTATGTTTCGGTCAACGCTGAAGATGCTTCGCGCACGGAACTCGGGTTCCTCCTCGAATACGCCTTGGCTGCCAAAGAAGAAGGTGCGGATCGTATTCGATTCTGCGACACGGTCGGTGTCATGGAGCCTTTCCGTTGCTACTCGATAGTCAGGCACCTCATTGAGGAGACCGGTCTCGAAGTCGAAATGCACACACACAACGACTTCGGTATGGCTGTGGCAAACGCCATCGCAGGCGTGCATGCCGGCGCCGGATGGGTCAATGTCACCATCGGTGGGCTCGGCGAGCGTGCCGGCAATGCTGCGCTCGAAGTTGTCGTCATGGCGCTCAAATATCTCGAGCAAATGGATCTCGAATTCGACACGAAGCGCTTCCATGAGGTTGCCGATTACGTCATGCGCGCGGCAGGTCGCACGGTTTCGGCGTGGAGCCCCATCGTCGGTTCGAACATGTTCGCGCATGAGTCCGGTATTCATGCGGACGGCGTCATCAAGAACCCGAAAACATATGAAGTATTCAGTCCTGAAGAAGTCGGCCTCGAGCGCCAAATCGTGGTGGGAAAGCATTCGGGCTCCAAGACAATCGAGATGAAGCTCGGCGAGTTCGGTATAGCCATCGAGCACCAAGATGCAGCCGCTCTTCTTCCGGCGGTTCGCGCGAAATCGGTTCTTTTGAATCGCTCGCTTTTCGATAAGGAACTCGTGGTCCTCTATCAAAATTACATGAATAAAAAGGAGGCCTAG
- a CDS encoding 3-isopropylmalate dehydratase large subunit, with the protein MPGKTIAEKIFSLHSGTDAHAGDIVVADVDFVMGQDGTSPLAINALEDMGVKEVFDPSKVALVIDHSSPSPVEGVSALHTIMRNFGKTTGCTVYDVGCGVCHQLIPERGHVVSGDLMVGCDSHTCTYGAINVFSTGVGSTDGAAAMASGKLWFNVPPTIKVVFNGTLPQGVFSKDLILYLVGMMGADGATYKALEFSGPVIDALSVEARMTISNMAIEVGAKAGLMEADDKTIAWCKAHSDKELHPQSADADAVYEQIIEINTDTIVPQIAKPHSVDNVSPIDEVEGTPIAQGFLGTCTNGRLEDFAVAAKILEGKHIADGVRFIVAPASKDIYLQAMEAGYIQTFVHAGACVVTPGCGPCVGTHDGVPSNGENVISTANRNFKGRMGNSEAFIYLGSPATVAASVIEGKITDPRKYFR; encoded by the coding sequence ATGCCGGGAAAGACTATCGCAGAAAAGATATTTTCACTTCACTCGGGCACCGACGCACATGCCGGTGACATCGTCGTCGCCGATGTGGACTTCGTCATGGGACAGGATGGAACTTCGCCTCTCGCCATCAATGCGCTCGAAGACATGGGCGTGAAGGAAGTGTTCGACCCGTCGAAAGTCGCACTCGTCATCGATCACTCGAGCCCGAGTCCTGTTGAGGGCGTAAGCGCCCTCCATACCATCATGCGCAACTTCGGAAAAACGACCGGTTGCACGGTTTACGACGTCGGGTGTGGTGTCTGTCACCAGCTTATACCCGAGCGCGGACACGTGGTATCGGGTGATTTGATGGTCGGCTGTGATTCGCACACGTGTACCTACGGTGCCATCAACGTCTTTTCGACGGGTGTCGGCTCGACTGACGGCGCTGCGGCCATGGCGTCGGGCAAACTGTGGTTTAACGTGCCCCCTACGATTAAAGTCGTTTTCAACGGAACACTGCCGCAAGGTGTCTTTTCCAAGGACCTCATTTTGTATCTTGTCGGCATGATGGGTGCCGACGGTGCAACGTATAAAGCTCTCGAATTCAGCGGTCCGGTCATCGACGCACTTTCGGTGGAAGCACGCATGACCATTTCGAACATGGCCATCGAGGTCGGTGCGAAGGCCGGTCTGATGGAGGCCGACGATAAGACGATTGCATGGTGCAAAGCGCATTCGGACAAGGAACTGCATCCGCAATCCGCCGATGCTGATGCCGTGTATGAGCAAATCATTGAAATCAATACCGATACAATCGTTCCTCAAATTGCCAAACCGCATTCGGTCGACAATGTTTCTCCCATCGATGAGGTCGAAGGCACGCCGATTGCACAAGGGTTTCTCGGCACCTGTACGAACGGGCGTCTCGAGGACTTCGCAGTCGCCGCAAAAATTTTGGAAGGCAAGCATATCGCCGACGGCGTGCGCTTCATCGTCGCTCCGGCCTCGAAAGACATTTATCTGCAGGCGATGGAGGCCGGCTATATTCAAACGTTCGTGCATGCGGGCGCCTGTGTGGTTACTCCGGGGTGCGGACCGTGCGTCGGCACTCATGACGGGGTCCCCTCAAACGGTGAGAATGTCATTTCCACCGCAAATCGTAACTTCAAGGGTCGTATGGGCAACAGTGAGGCGTTCATCTACTTGGGCAGCCCTGCGACGGTCGCCGCATCGGTCATCGAGGGTAAAATCACCGATCCTCGTAAGTATTTCAGATAG
- a CDS encoding 3-isopropylmalate dehydratase, with the protein MGITAKAFKYGDDINTDYIISGKYKFKSNDMKAMAVHAMEELDPHYFEKVSENGGFLVAGKNFGMGSSREQAPLVLINSDTKAVIAKSFARIFYRNAINTGLPVVICDTDSIDGADMLDLDLAAGVIHNVTQGTDITFSPLPGVMAQLLADGGLAAHFRKHGGFNL; encoded by the coding sequence ATGGGAATCACGGCAAAAGCGTTCAAATACGGCGATGACATCAACACCGACTATATCATCAGCGGTAAATATAAGTTCAAATCAAACGACATGAAAGCCATGGCCGTCCACGCCATGGAAGAACTCGACCCGCACTATTTTGAAAAAGTGAGCGAGAACGGGGGATTTCTCGTCGCGGGGAAGAATTTCGGTATGGGGTCGAGTCGCGAACAGGCGCCTCTCGTTCTGATCAACTCGGACACCAAAGCCGTTATCGCGAAATCGTTTGCGCGTATTTTTTATCGCAACGCAATCAATACGGGACTACCGGTCGTCATTTGCGATACCGATTCGATCGACGGTGCCGATATGCTCGATTTGGATCTTGCCGCCGGAGTAATCCATAACGTGACACAAGGGACCGACATCACATTTTCGCCTCTTCCCGGTGTTATGGCACAGCTGTTGGCAGACGGAGGTCTCGCCGCTCATTTTCGCAAGCATGGTGGATTCAACCTCTAG
- a CDS encoding isocitrate/isopropylmalate dehydrogenase family protein — protein MAHYNVTLIPGDGIGPEITDAMRRVVEATGVEIEWDIQSAGATVVEEEGTPLPRRVIDSIKRNKVAIKGPVTTPVGTGFRSINVALRKELDLFISQRPSLSIPHSGARYDDVDIVIFRENTEDLYAGIEFEMGSKGATELRAMLRSLGAGKIAEDAGISIKPISVHGSRRILEAAFEYAVANGRKKVTAVHKANIMKHSDGLFLSIARKVAAEYADKGIEFNDMIVDATCMNLVIDPSQFDVIVTMNLYGDILSDLCAGLVGGLGMVPGANIGAEEAIFEAVHGSAPDIAGQGIANPTAIFLTSAMMLNHLGEQEAAASITRAVTSVISAGETITGDLKKIRTGSIQGAATTDEFTDAVIARL, from the coding sequence ATGGCTCACTATAACGTGACGCTTATTCCCGGTGATGGTATCGGTCCCGAAATAACCGATGCGATGCGTCGAGTCGTCGAGGCGACCGGTGTCGAGATAGAGTGGGATATCCAAAGTGCGGGCGCCACCGTCGTCGAAGAAGAGGGGACTCCGCTTCCTCGACGCGTCATCGATTCCATCAAACGGAATAAAGTCGCGATAAAAGGACCCGTCACCACGCCTGTCGGTACCGGCTTTCGCTCGATTAACGTCGCGCTCCGTAAAGAGCTCGACCTTTTCATAAGCCAGCGTCCTTCGCTCAGCATTCCCCATTCAGGCGCGCGCTATGATGATGTCGACATCGTGATTTTTCGTGAGAACACCGAAGATCTCTACGCCGGAATCGAATTCGAAATGGGGTCGAAAGGCGCGACCGAATTGCGTGCGATGCTTCGTTCGTTGGGTGCGGGAAAGATTGCCGAAGATGCCGGTATTTCCATAAAACCGATTTCTGTTCACGGATCGCGCCGAATTTTGGAGGCGGCATTCGAGTATGCGGTCGCCAACGGTCGTAAAAAAGTGACGGCGGTTCACAAAGCGAACATCATGAAGCACTCGGATGGACTTTTTCTCTCGATTGCGCGCAAAGTCGCGGCCGAATACGCGGATAAAGGAATCGAGTTCAACGACATGATTGTGGATGCGACTTGTATGAACCTCGTAATCGATCCTTCTCAGTTCGACGTTATCGTCACTATGAATCTTTACGGTGACATCCTTTCCGACCTCTGCGCCGGTTTGGTCGGCGGTCTCGGCATGGTTCCGGGGGCAAACATCGGCGCCGAAGAGGCGATATTCGAAGCGGTGCACGGAAGCGCTCCCGATATTGCCGGGCAAGGCATCGCCAATCCCACGGCCATCTTTTTGACGAGCGCCATGATGCTCAATCATCTCGGAGAGCAGGAAGCGGCCGCAAGTATCACGAGAGCGGTGACTTCGGTCATCTCTGCGGGCGAGACGATTACCGGTGATTTGAAGAAAATAAGGACGGGAAGTATTCAAGGGGCTGCGACGACCGATGAATTCACCGATGCGGTCATAGCTCGGCTATAA
- a CDS encoding O-antigen ligase family protein, producing the protein MNNDNGTPTAQIANSMSKWFLVCTFICMAFITLMPNRDLFFIHNVWHIKVSIFVVDILAGGAFIYYRYRRRNMSDVSFKSLIMQSWPIFFFAAVNIGYLFWAYFHASAAPFGRVGNSKYWGNYLITLVALPASFTLGYLNRKNGEKYVPLFLFIVTAVSLAAGLFQAAAAMGYPNMVADGIRAMNKLTSSAIGVWNPGPSEPFRATGLETYPGYYAFPMIFIVAWTLSAKKAQRFRVTVFLMASAVILISGSRAALVGYLVVLIARGFQGIKSGKEGHGLRNRRALIALVSLAAVVLSIGIGYMTINNLGPFARPEVPQSEIKNVLAGGKSSENAASSILSTLSSGRTDLWAQIIPLIAQHPLGSGYQIAVVLNRAHAHNDFLNLWFWGGPFLVIPWIIVLVWLYGFTKKTSAPRLGGLIVFGTLGAGMFDVFFAGAPVMALALFLLGMMVIPKVGTEERSTEISSQVPFDSIPKERS; encoded by the coding sequence TTGAATAACGATAACGGGACACCGACCGCGCAGATTGCGAATTCCATGTCGAAGTGGTTTTTAGTCTGCACTTTCATCTGCATGGCGTTTATAACGCTCATGCCGAATAGAGATTTGTTCTTCATTCACAACGTTTGGCACATCAAAGTGTCGATATTCGTCGTAGACATCCTTGCCGGCGGAGCGTTCATTTACTATCGATATCGCCGCCGAAATATGAGCGATGTTTCATTCAAAAGTCTCATAATGCAGTCGTGGCCCATTTTTTTCTTTGCAGCCGTTAACATCGGATATCTGTTCTGGGCTTATTTCCATGCGTCGGCCGCACCTTTCGGAAGAGTGGGCAACTCTAAATATTGGGGCAATTATCTGATTACCCTCGTCGCTCTTCCCGCATCGTTTACTCTCGGCTATCTCAATAGAAAGAACGGAGAGAAGTATGTTCCTCTCTTTCTTTTCATCGTCACGGCAGTTTCTCTCGCCGCCGGATTATTCCAGGCGGCGGCGGCGATGGGATATCCGAATATGGTGGCCGATGGCATACGCGCCATGAACAAACTGACCTCCTCTGCGATTGGGGTGTGGAACCCGGGACCATCCGAACCTTTCAGGGCCACGGGACTCGAAACGTATCCCGGATATTACGCATTTCCGATGATTTTCATCGTCGCATGGACTCTATCTGCAAAAAAAGCGCAACGTTTTAGAGTCACCGTCTTTCTCATGGCTTCTGCCGTCATACTTATCAGCGGATCGCGTGCTGCGCTGGTCGGCTATCTGGTTGTGTTGATTGCACGAGGATTTCAGGGGATCAAATCGGGAAAAGAGGGGCACGGCCTCAGAAACCGAAGAGCGTTGATCGCGCTTGTCTCCCTAGCGGCGGTGGTGCTCTCTATCGGGATAGGGTATATGACGATAAACAATTTGGGACCATTTGCCCGACCCGAGGTTCCCCAATCCGAAATCAAAAATGTGCTGGCCGGTGGGAAGAGCAGTGAGAATGCCGCCTCGTCTATTTTATCGACGTTGTCGAGCGGGCGCACTGACCTGTGGGCGCAAATAATACCCCTTATCGCTCAACATCCGCTCGGGTCCGGCTACCAAATCGCGGTGGTTCTCAACCGAGCTCACGCCCATAATGATTTTCTCAATCTATGGTTTTGGGGAGGACCGTTTCTCGTCATTCCCTGGATTATCGTACTTGTATGGTTGTACGGTTTTACGAAAAAGACGAGCGCACCGCGCTTGGGTGGTTTGATAGTTTTCGGGACGCTCGGGGCGGGTATGTTCGACGTGTTTTTCGCCGGCGCCCCCGTTATGGCTCTCGCGCTTTTCCTCCTCGGCATGATGGTGATACCCAAAGTCGGAACGGAAGAGCGTTCGACTGAGATTTCTTCGCAGGTACCGTTCGATTCGATTCCTAAGGAACGTTCATGA
- a CDS encoding nucleotide sugar dehydrogenase, producing the protein MRLEDKLKNGTAVFGVVGLGYVGLPLAVEMGKAGNNVIGFEVSAEKANSVNAGESYIPDVSTDELADLVKRGILRATTDFSQASECDAIAICVPTPLDKMRDPDVSFMVSAAREIAPHITADTLVTLESTTYPGTTEEILKPIIESTGLKVGESVFLAFSPERIDPGNPVYQTKNTPKVVGGCTPKCTKLAVMFYERFLTTIVPVSSSQAAEMTKLLENIFRCVNIALVNELAQLANRMNIDIWEVIDAAKTKPFGFMPFYPGPGLGGHCIPVDPFYLSWKAREFDFQTEFIDLAGKVNEDMPYFVVERLMNALNAHRKPLAGSRVLVLGVAYKSNVGDMRESPATKVIDLMAAKEAEIVYHDPFVDSYNYDGLEIERVELTAEEIEAADVVLVLTAHRNVDYALVARHAKLVFDTRNVMGSYDSPNVILL; encoded by the coding sequence ATGAGACTGGAAGATAAGTTAAAAAACGGAACTGCCGTCTTCGGTGTCGTCGGTTTGGGCTATGTCGGGTTGCCTCTCGCCGTCGAGATGGGGAAGGCTGGGAATAACGTCATCGGTTTTGAAGTCTCGGCCGAAAAAGCGAATTCGGTGAATGCCGGAGAGAGCTATATCCCCGATGTTTCGACAGACGAACTTGCTGATTTGGTGAAGCGCGGTATTTTGCGTGCAACGACCGACTTTTCGCAGGCGTCTGAGTGCGATGCCATAGCTATCTGCGTACCGACGCCTCTCGACAAGATGCGCGACCCCGACGTGAGCTTCATGGTGAGCGCTGCAAGAGAAATCGCACCCCACATCACGGCAGACACTCTTGTCACCTTGGAGTCGACGACCTATCCGGGCACCACCGAAGAGATTTTGAAGCCGATCATCGAATCGACGGGGTTGAAAGTCGGCGAAAGTGTGTTTCTCGCATTTTCTCCCGAACGCATCGATCCCGGCAATCCGGTTTACCAAACGAAGAACACGCCCAAGGTCGTCGGGGGTTGTACTCCCAAGTGCACGAAATTGGCCGTCATGTTCTATGAACGATTTTTGACCACGATCGTCCCGGTGAGTTCATCTCAGGCGGCCGAGATGACGAAACTTCTCGAAAATATTTTCCGCTGTGTGAACATCGCTTTGGTTAACGAACTCGCGCAACTCGCGAATCGTATGAACATCGATATTTGGGAAGTCATCGATGCGGCGAAAACCAAGCCTTTCGGATTCATGCCGTTTTATCCAGGCCCCGGTCTGGGCGGACACTGTATTCCCGTCGATCCGTTTTATTTGAGCTGGAAAGCGCGTGAGTTCGACTTTCAGACCGAATTCATCGATCTTGCCGGTAAAGTAAACGAGGATATGCCGTACTTCGTCGTCGAGCGACTCATGAATGCGCTCAATGCGCATCGCAAGCCACTCGCAGGTTCACGCGTGCTGGTTCTTGGAGTCGCCTATAAAAGCAATGTCGGCGATATGCGTGAGAGTCCCGCCACCAAAGTCATCGACTTGATGGCCGCAAAAGAGGCTGAAATCGTCTACCATGATCCTTTCGTCGATTCGTATAACTACGACGGGCTCGAAATCGAGAGAGTCGAGCTGACGGCGGAGGAAATCGAGGCGGCCGATGTCGTTTTGGTTTTGACGGCGCATAGAAACGTCGATTATGCGCTCGTGGCACGACACGCGAAGCTCGTGTTCGACACCAGAAACGTGATGGGATCGTACGATTCGCCCAACGTCATTCTGCTTTGA
- the ilvB gene encoding biosynthetic-type acetolactate synthase large subunit: MDSNSRHVSDKKSKTDKTHKTKSLRLTGARAFVECLREQGVEQIFGYPGAVALPLFDELYDASDIKVLLPRHEAAAVHMADGYARSTGKVGVVLVTSGPGATNTVTGIANAYMDSVPVVVFTAQVATSVLGTDAFQEADITGITLPITKHSYLVKSGEELCAAISEGFHIASTGRPGPVVIDIPVDVAQAVFDFVPSDRVQVPGYKPTTRGNAKQILQAANALKKHARPVLYVGGGVVSAGASAELKELAESMEIPVATTLMARGVFPEDHHLWIGMPGMHGAKYTNYAMTEADLIIAVGVRFDDRITGKVSEFAKNAFIIHIDIDPAEIGKIKAVDVPIVGDARDILGRIVEILEKEEAQPMSHTWLEQIDEWRDENPFEYDEAAAKKKVLPEVIIEHVMKFTQERDTIYATEVGQNQMWAAQYAHPRGARTWITSGGLGAMGFGFPASIGAQIGNPNALVVCFAGDGSLQMNIQELATVSSNNIPVKIIVLNNGALGMVRQWQGLFYNERFALSTLPLDCPDFVVLAQAYGIQGLRIDKPSQIDSVLAKAFEHDGPVLVDCRIPADEMVFPMVAPGASIAQMLGGVPGEGIHTMIDAHASRKEAK, from the coding sequence ATGGATTCAAACAGTCGGCATGTTTCCGACAAAAAAAGCAAGACGGATAAGACTCACAAGACGAAATCGCTTAGGCTCACGGGAGCTCGTGCTTTCGTGGAGTGTCTGCGCGAGCAGGGTGTCGAACAGATTTTCGGCTACCCGGGCGCAGTGGCTTTACCGCTCTTCGATGAACTCTACGATGCCTCCGACATAAAGGTGCTTCTTCCGCGCCATGAGGCGGCCGCCGTGCACATGGCGGACGGTTATGCCCGTTCCACCGGTAAAGTCGGTGTCGTGCTTGTCACGAGTGGACCGGGTGCTACCAATACCGTAACCGGAATCGCCAATGCGTACATGGACTCCGTTCCCGTCGTCGTGTTCACCGCGCAGGTTGCCACATCGGTGCTCGGAACCGATGCATTCCAAGAAGCCGATATAACCGGCATAACGCTTCCCATCACCAAGCATAGCTATCTTGTCAAGTCGGGCGAGGAACTCTGCGCCGCCATTTCAGAAGGCTTCCATATCGCTTCGACGGGGCGTCCAGGTCCGGTCGTCATCGACATACCGGTCGATGTCGCGCAGGCGGTGTTCGATTTTGTACCGAGTGATCGCGTTCAAGTTCCCGGTTACAAGCCGACCACACGCGGTAATGCCAAGCAGATTTTGCAGGCGGCAAACGCCCTGAAAAAGCATGCCCGTCCGGTTCTTTACGTCGGTGGTGGCGTTGTCTCCGCAGGGGCATCCGCCGAGCTCAAAGAGCTTGCCGAGTCGATGGAGATTCCTGTTGCCACCACACTGATGGCACGCGGTGTGTTTCCCGAAGACCACCATTTGTGGATCGGTATGCCGGGGATGCACGGCGCGAAGTACACCAATTACGCAATGACTGAAGCCGATCTCATCATCGCCGTCGGAGTTCGTTTCGACGATCGCATCACCGGAAAAGTATCCGAGTTCGCAAAGAACGCCTTCATCATCCATATCGATATCGATCCGGCTGAAATCGGTAAAATCAAGGCCGTCGATGTTCCCATCGTCGGAGATGCGCGCGATATTTTGGGGAGGATCGTCGAGATCCTCGAAAAAGAAGAAGCTCAGCCGATGTCGCACACATGGCTCGAACAAATCGACGAGTGGCGAGATGAGAACCCCTTCGAATACGATGAAGCGGCGGCGAAGAAAAAAGTCCTCCCCGAAGTCATCATCGAACATGTCATGAAGTTCACGCAAGAGCGTGACACGATCTATGCGACCGAAGTCGGTCAAAATCAAATGTGGGCCGCACAATATGCGCATCCGCGCGGCGCACGCACGTGGATTACCAGTGGGGGGCTCGGGGCCATGGGATTCGGTTTTCCGGCAAGTATCGGCGCCCAAATCGGTAATCCGAACGCGCTCGTCGTTTGTTTCGCGGGCGACGGTTCCCTTCAAATGAATATTCAAGAGCTTGCAACGGTATCGAGCAATAATATCCCGGTGAAGATCATCGTTTTGAACAACGGCGCGCTCGGCATGGTGCGTCAATGGCAGGGGCTCTTTTATAACGAGCGTTTCGCCCTTTCCACTCTTCCACTCGATTGTCCCGATTTCGTAGTGCTCGCCCAAGCCTACGGCATACAGGGTCTGCGCATCGACAAGCCTTCGCAGATCGATTCCGTTTTGGCGAAAGCGTTCGAACACGACGGTCCCGTGCTGGTCGACTGTCGTATTCCCGCCGATGAGATGGTGTTTCCCATGGTCGCGCCCGGTGCCTCCATCGCCCAAATGCTCGGAGGAGTTCCCGGAGAGGGCATACATACGATGATCGATGCGCACGCGTCACGCAAGGAGGCCAAATAA
- the ilvN gene encoding acetolactate synthase small subunit — MQHTISVLVENKPGVLTRVTSLFARRGFNIDSLAVGETEDPSISRITVVTGAESVPLEQITKQVYKLINVIKVTTLTPHDSISRELAMFKVICPPERRHEVFAIVNVFEAKVVDVSKDSVMVEATGTTDKLESLEDIFKGYGIKEMARTGVIALSRGSKEK; from the coding sequence ATGCAGCATACCATTTCGGTTCTCGTCGAGAACAAACCAGGTGTCTTGACGCGGGTGACTTCTCTTTTCGCGCGTCGTGGATTCAACATCGATTCCCTGGCGGTGGGGGAGACCGAAGACCCCAGTATTTCTCGCATCACCGTCGTGACGGGCGCCGAGTCGGTCCCCCTCGAGCAAATCACCAAGCAGGTGTACAAACTGATCAACGTCATCAAGGTGACCACTCTCACGCCGCATGATTCGATTTCGCGCGAGCTCGCGATGTTCAAAGTCATTTGTCCTCCCGAGCGCAGGCATGAAGTGTTTGCAATCGTGAATGTTTTCGAGGCGAAGGTCGTCGATGTCTCAAAGGACTCGGTTATGGTCGAGGCGACCGGGACCACAGACAAGCTCGAATCGCTCGAAGATATTTTCAAGGGTTACGGAATAAAAGAGATGGCGCGGACCGGCGTCATCGCACTCAGTCGTGGTTCCAAGGAGAAATAA